One part of the Candidatus Methylomirabilota bacterium genome encodes these proteins:
- a CDS encoding CBS domain-containing protein, protein MLVGDLMTTAANLITVPPQTPILEARRLMLDKRIRHLLVTDADRLLGIVTDRDIRLNLPSRATSLSVWEINHLLLKLTVDEVMTRGVITVGPDRDARDAAQLMLDHSIGALPVTDGGALIGIVTETDVLRAFVWMSGGRNSAQPVARARR, encoded by the coding sequence ATGCTCGTCGGCGACTTGATGACCACGGCGGCCAACCTGATCACGGTGCCTCCCCAGACCCCGATCCTCGAGGCGCGACGCCTCATGCTGGACAAGCGCATCCGGCATCTGCTGGTCACCGACGCGGACCGGCTGCTCGGGATCGTCACGGACCGCGACATCCGGCTGAACCTGCCGTCGCGGGCCACGAGCCTGTCGGTGTGGGAGATCAATCACCTGCTGCTGAAGCTGACGGTGGACGAGGTGATGACCCGCGGGGTCATCACGGTGGGCCCGGATCGCGACGCCCGAGACGCCGCGCAGCTCATGCTCGACCACTCCATCGGTGCCCTGCCGGTCACCGACGGCGGCGCGCTCATAGGCATCGTCACCGAGACGGACGTGCTGCGCGCGTTCGTGTGGATGTCGGGCGGCCGCAACTCCGCGCAGCCCGTCGCGCGCGCACGACGGTAG